The following are encoded together in the Osmia lignaria lignaria isolate PbOS001 chromosome 6, iyOsmLign1, whole genome shotgun sequence genome:
- the LOC117601731 gene encoding uncharacterized protein LOC117601731, which yields MEFVAIKRNRGRKRRRYLEKRRREQIKFEVKTAKHTNIFIAKKKFITNTMHANSFWENYTAAQEWQRRHSVTWWKTRCTALEHENEVLRDKLRSLGCENTQQHSLHPQKNQDAAEEQYGATSTEENENLEFHVDEDMMNFLEQSMRHKIELQKKRESESCVENKLEDMDEYIQGGAAWIQARNQNAKLLYGEASPTILAMETALQTTVDRHKDKAKPQYWPIIPLKP from the exons ATGGAATTCGTTGCCATAAAACGTAACAGAGGTCGGAAAAGGAGAAGATATCTGGAGAAACGACGTCGTGAACAAATTAAATTTGAGGTTAAGACTGCGAAACATACTAATATTTTCATcgctaaaaaaaaatttattactaatacTATGCATGCTAATTCATTTTGGGAAAACTATACAGCCGCTCAAGAGTGGCAAAGAAG ACACAGTGTAACGTGGTGGAAAACTCGTTGTACTGCATTAGAACATGAGAATGAAGTGTTAAGGGATAAGTTAAGATCATTAGGATGTGAAAATACCCAGCAGCATTCTTTGCATCCACAAAAAAATCAGGATGCAGCTGAAGAACAGTACGGTGCAACATCcacagaagaaaatgaaaatttagaatttcatgTAGATGAAGATATGATGAACTTTTTAGAGCAAAGTATGAGACATAAAATAGAATTGCAGAAGAAAAGAGAATCTGAGTCGtgtgttgaaaataaattagaggATATGGATGAGTATATTCAGGGAGGTGCTGCTTGGATACAGGCAAGAAACCAGAATGCAAAATTGTTGTATGGAGAAGCAAGCCCTACCATATTGGCAATGGAAACTGCTCTTCAGACTACTGTGGATAGGCATAAAGATAAAGCAAAACCTCAGTATTGGCCCATTATTCCTTTAAAACCATAA
- the Tbc1d15-17 gene encoding TBC1 domain family member 15/17 — translation MFEPTEQGKDLCIHTGVVLRGANTREDEVHSLGTLNIVEYSFGKCIEWKPIEDSVVSENQDQDPEWSLVDTHTRRTRTSSEGPDSLGRTRIVRILFSELSSFRVNHGGQQLIFMQKDGTTYVAFFQLSNAESFVNSLKGFIKFVKSRANRNLYIIVDEVQSVLSKSFAELDLFQENTSDYVWKFVKNLHNRPYETTLEAFSKLADIWLYKEPAKRPVEEAVADLLNSSLTIDVRHPPVSVGSGEEYEVIGLGVVLPPRPPCPRGTPLSQEQWNKYKDPEGRILNPQEVKEVIFRGGVAPSLRFEVWKFLLNYYPWESTQIERLELKKKKTDEYFMMKLQWRSMTATQENNFSDYRDRKSLIEKDVNRTDRTHPYYLGDNNPHLAQLYDILMTYVMYNFDLGYVQGMSDLLSPILCLMESEVDAFWCFVGFMDKVSTNFEMDQAGMKAQLCQLYNLLSTTDPQLAHYLNRHESGNMFFCFRWLLVLFKREFNAVDIMKLWEILWTDLPCKNFHLLLCAAILDTERNILMENRYGFTEILKHINDLSLHIELPWTLSKAEGIYHQLMAVADQLPDNVRVIIGLELLNKTLVANEAENGEASGQDTEEAGGVKANSRRNSTESGNVKFGNNEVSFERGLNLSYM, via the exons ATGTTTGAACCTACGGAACAGGGAAAG GATCTGTGCATTCACACTGGAGTGGTATTACGAGGTGCAAATACAAGGGAAGATGAAGTTCACAGTCTAGGCACATTAAACATTGTTGAATAT AGTTTTGGCAAGTGTATAGAATGGAAACCTATTGAAGATTCTGTAGTATCAGAAAATCAAGATCAAGATCCTGAATGGTCTTTAGTAGACACACATACCAGGCGTACTCGTACTTCCTCAGAAGGACCAGATTCCCTTGGTCGTACAAGAATTGTTAGAATTTTATTCTCAGAATTAAGCTCATTTCGTGTAAATCATGGAGGGCAACAGCTTATATTTATGCAAAAGGATGGAACCACCTATGTTGCCTTTTTTCAGTTATCTAATGCTGAAAGTTTTGTAAATTCTTTGAAGggttttattaaatttgtaaagtcTCGTGCAAACAGAAATTTGTATATTATAGTAGATGAAGTTCAATCTGTATTAAGTAAATCGTTCGCTGAATtagatttatttcaagaaaatacTTCAGATTATGTttggaaatttgtaaaaaatttgcATAACCGTCCGTATGAAACAACATTAGAAGCATTTAGTAAACTGGCAGATATTTGGT TATACAAAGAACCAGCTAAACGTCCGGTTGAAGAAGCAGTTGCAGATTTATTAAATAGTTCACTTACGATCGATGTTCGTCATCCTCCGGTATCGGTCGGTTCTGGGGAGGAATATGAAGTAATAGGATTGGGTGTAGTATTACCACCGCGACCGCCTTGTCCAAGAG GTACCCCGCTATCACAAGAACAGTGGAACAAATATAAGGATCCAGAGGGAAGAATTTTAAATCCTCAAGAAGTAAAAGAAGTTATATTTCGTGGG GGTGTCGCTCCATCGTTACGTTTTGAGGTATGgaaatttttactaaattaTTATCCATGGGAGTCTACACAAATTGAAAGATTAgaacttaaaaaaaagaagactgaTGAATATTTCATGATGAAGCTACAATGGAGATCTATGACTGCTACGCAAGAGAATAATTTCTCCGATTACCGAGATCGAAAAAGTTTAATTG AGAAAGATGTGAACAGAACGGATAGAACACACCCGTATTATTTGGGTGATAATAATCCACATTTAGCACAATTGTATGATATCCTCAtgacatacgtaatgtacaatttcgATTTGGGATACGTTCAAGGTATGAGCGATCTTCTTAGTCCTATATTATGTTTAATGGAAAGCGAAGTTGATGCATTTTGGTGTTTTGTTGGGTTTATGGATAAAGTG AGTACCAATTTCGAAATGGATCAAGCCGGAATGAAAGCCCAATTATGCCAATTGTACAATCTCTTGAGTACTACGGATCCACAGTTAGCACATTATTTAAATAGACAcgaatctggaaatatgttcttTTGCTTCCGTTGGCTTTTAGTATTGTTTAAAAGAGAATTCAACGcagtcgatataatgaaattgtgggaaatattaTGGACGGATTTACCGTGTAAAAATTTCCATCTGCTTTTATGCGCAGCCATTTTAGATACAGAAAGAAATATTCTCATGGAAAACCGTTATGGATTTACAGAGATATTGAAG CACATAAATGATCTTTCCCTCCATATTGAGTTACCTTGGACATTATCCAAAGCAGAGGGTATTTATCATCAGTTAATGGCTGTAGCGGACCAGTTACCCGATAACGTTCGCGTAATAATTGGATTAGAACTGTTAAATAAAACGTTGGTAGCTAATGAAGCAGAAAATGGTGAAGCTTCCGGACAAGACACTGAAGAAGCTGGTGGAGTGAAGGCTAATTCAAGAAGAAATAGTACGGAAAGTGGTAAtgttaaatttggaaataacGAAGTGTCGTTTGAACGGGGGTTAAATTTATCGTACATGTGA